One Curtobacterium sp. MCLR17_032 genomic window carries:
- a CDS encoding DUF501 domain-containing protein: MTTPPFDPPTAHDVRVVSAQLGRPARDVIGIAARCVCGNPTVVSTKPRLGNGTPFPTLYYLCHPAATAAVSTLEANQVMPELAALLEDPDTAEQYRRAHQAYLDDRESIEHVEEIVGISAGGMPTRVKCLHALVGHALAAGPGVNPIGDLALERADWSPSRCECRAYDEDADAGVGAGGGEN, translated from the coding sequence GTGACGACCCCTCCGTTCGACCCGCCGACCGCCCACGACGTCCGGGTGGTGTCCGCCCAGCTCGGACGTCCCGCTCGTGACGTCATCGGCATCGCGGCGCGCTGCGTCTGCGGCAACCCGACGGTCGTGTCCACGAAGCCCCGCCTGGGCAACGGCACCCCGTTCCCGACGCTGTACTACCTGTGCCACCCCGCTGCCACCGCGGCGGTCAGCACCCTCGAGGCGAACCAGGTCATGCCCGAACTGGCCGCCCTCCTCGAGGACCCCGACACCGCTGAGCAGTACCGCCGCGCACACCAGGCGTACCTCGACGACCGCGAGTCGATCGAGCACGTCGAGGAGATCGTGGGCATCAGCGCGGGCGGCATGCCCACCCGCGTCAAGTGCCTGCACGCGCTCGTCGGTCACGCCCTCGCCGCCGGCCCCGGAGTCAACCCCATCGGCGACCTCGCGCTGGAGCGCGCGGACTGGTCGCCCTCCCGGTGTGAATGCCGGGCATATGATGAGGATGCAGACGCCGGAGTCGGGGCGGGTGGCGGCGAGAACTGA
- a CDS encoding septum formation initiator family protein yields the protein MPSQKPRVRRVPVAMPEGAAAEQPWYRSLHFSGFSLLMLAIIVLFVVVLAPSLRTLVQQQEQITGMQRQVAAQKADVAQKKHDLARWDDPAYIEAQARDRLLYVYPGEESYLVMGAEKGTTATPAPTTDSGTPVSSSVQTPKVDWVQSMLSSVLQAGLSDETRSELERSGSTDSTDSTDSGSSSK from the coding sequence GTGCCCAGCCAGAAGCCCCGTGTCCGCCGCGTCCCCGTGGCGATGCCCGAGGGAGCCGCCGCGGAGCAGCCCTGGTACCGTTCCCTGCACTTCTCCGGCTTCAGCCTGCTGATGCTCGCCATCATCGTGCTCTTCGTCGTGGTCCTGGCGCCCTCGCTCCGCACCCTGGTGCAGCAGCAGGAGCAGATCACCGGCATGCAGCGACAGGTGGCGGCGCAGAAGGCCGACGTGGCGCAGAAGAAGCACGACCTGGCGCGCTGGGACGACCCCGCCTACATCGAGGCGCAGGCCCGCGACCGCCTGCTCTACGTGTACCCCGGCGAGGAGAGCTACCTCGTGATGGGTGCCGAGAAGGGCACCACGGCGACGCCGGCGCCCACCACGGACTCCGGGACGCCGGTCAGCTCGAGCGTGCAGACCCCGAAGGTGGACTGGGTCCAGTCGATGCTGTCCTCGGTGCTGCAGGCCGGCCTGTCCGACGAGACCCGCAGCGAACTCGAGCGCAGCGGCAGCACGGACAGCACGGACAGCACGGACAGCGGCTCGTCATCGAAGTAG
- the eno gene encoding phosphopyruvate hydratase: MAVIDAVGAREVLDSRGNPTVEVEVLLDDGVVSRALVPSGASTGAFEAYELRDGDDSRYGGKGVLKAVEAVLDEIGPALEGFDATDQRLVDAALIELDGTENKSRLGANAILGASLAVARAAADSVDLPLFRYLGGPNAHTLPVPLMNVVNGGAHADTNVDIQEFFLVPYGAESFSEALRWGVETYHALKGELKKQGLATGLGDEGGFAPELASNRAALDFLLAAIEKAGFTPGKDIALGLDVASTEFFHDGKYAFEGKQLSSQEFTQYFVDLARDYPLATIEDPLAEDDWEGWTHLTAELGSKLQIVGDDLYVTNPKRLQRGIDEKAGNSILVKVNQIGTLTETLDAVSLAQRHGMTAILSHRSGETEDTTIADIAVAVDGGQIKTGAPARSDRVAKYNQLLRIEEELGDAAVYAGRSAFPRSASL; encoded by the coding sequence GTGGCAGTGATCGATGCCGTAGGCGCACGCGAAGTCCTCGATTCCCGAGGCAACCCGACGGTCGAGGTCGAGGTCCTCCTGGATGACGGCGTCGTCTCGCGCGCGCTCGTTCCCTCCGGTGCCTCCACCGGCGCCTTCGAAGCGTACGAACTGCGTGACGGCGACGACTCGCGTTACGGCGGCAAGGGCGTCCTCAAGGCCGTCGAGGCCGTGCTCGACGAGATCGGCCCGGCGCTCGAGGGCTTCGACGCCACCGACCAGCGCCTCGTCGACGCCGCGCTCATCGAGCTCGACGGCACCGAGAACAAGTCCCGCCTCGGCGCGAACGCGATCCTCGGCGCCTCGCTCGCCGTCGCCCGTGCCGCGGCCGACTCGGTCGACCTGCCGCTGTTCCGCTACCTCGGTGGCCCGAACGCGCACACGCTGCCGGTCCCGCTCATGAATGTCGTCAACGGCGGTGCCCACGCGGACACCAACGTCGACATCCAGGAGTTCTTCCTGGTGCCCTACGGCGCCGAGTCCTTCTCGGAAGCGCTCCGCTGGGGCGTCGAGACCTACCACGCGCTCAAGGGCGAGCTGAAGAAGCAGGGTCTGGCGACCGGCCTCGGCGACGAGGGCGGCTTCGCTCCGGAGCTCGCCTCGAACCGTGCAGCGCTCGACTTCCTGCTCGCCGCCATCGAGAAGGCCGGCTTCACCCCGGGCAAGGACATCGCGCTGGGCCTCGACGTCGCCAGCACCGAGTTCTTCCACGACGGCAAGTACGCGTTCGAGGGCAAGCAGCTCTCCAGCCAGGAGTTCACCCAGTACTTCGTCGACCTGGCACGCGACTACCCGCTCGCCACGATCGAGGACCCGCTGGCCGAGGACGACTGGGAGGGCTGGACCCACCTGACCGCCGAGCTCGGCTCGAAGCTGCAGATCGTCGGCGACGACCTCTACGTCACGAACCCGAAGCGTCTGCAGCGCGGCATCGACGAGAAGGCCGGCAACTCGATCCTGGTCAAGGTGAACCAGATCGGCACGCTGACCGAGACCCTCGACGCGGTCTCGCTCGCCCAGCGCCACGGCATGACGGCGATCCTCTCCCACCGCTCCGGCGAGACCGAGGACACCACCATCGCCGACATCGCGGTCGCGGTCGACGGCGGCCAGATCAAGACCGGTGCGCCGGCCCGTTCGGACCGTGTCGCGAAGTACAACCAGCTCCTCCGCATCGAGGAAGAGCTCGGCGACGCCGCGGTCTACGCCGGCCGCTCGGCGTTCCCGCGCTCGGCCTCGCTGTAA
- the hisS gene encoding histidine--tRNA ligase, producing the protein MATTVTAPRGMRDHLPADKARREHVLGVIRGVYARHGFDEIETPVLEDAARLHSGLGGDNEKLAFAVMKRGLGVDDLHRAEAPLELADLGLRFDLTVPLARFYASHRAELPTVFRAVQIAPVWRAERPQKGRYRQFVQCDIDILGEPGQLAEIELIRATTAALDALGIAGTSIRINDRRILLALLASWGIAEQAAADRALITVDKLDKIGPDGVAKELGETLEIDGAGLADTIRALESADWDSVRGAAWLDAEAFADLERLRAALPGVDLRFDPTLVRGMGYYTGTIFEVAHPDFGYSLGGGGRYDGMIGRFLGQDVPAVGFSLGFERLVDLVTLPDADADDAVVLVYDKDIDPVRLAALKTEALGSHHRVRLEKRTKNMKNLLAGLVEQGFGSFATVDSDTTTLDGVVFRSLA; encoded by the coding sequence ATGGCGACGACCGTGACGGCCCCCCGGGGCATGCGAGACCACCTCCCGGCCGACAAGGCGCGGCGCGAGCACGTGCTCGGCGTCATCCGGGGTGTCTACGCGCGCCACGGGTTCGACGAGATCGAGACTCCCGTGCTCGAGGACGCTGCTCGCCTGCACTCGGGACTCGGCGGCGACAACGAGAAGCTCGCGTTCGCGGTCATGAAGCGCGGCCTGGGCGTCGACGACCTGCACCGGGCCGAGGCTCCGCTGGAGCTCGCCGACCTCGGCCTCCGGTTCGACCTGACCGTGCCGCTCGCCCGCTTCTACGCGTCCCACCGCGCCGAGCTGCCCACCGTCTTCCGTGCCGTGCAGATCGCGCCGGTCTGGCGGGCCGAGCGACCGCAGAAGGGCCGCTACCGCCAGTTCGTGCAGTGCGACATCGACATCCTCGGCGAGCCCGGGCAGCTGGCCGAGATCGAACTGATCCGTGCGACCACGGCGGCGCTCGACGCCCTGGGCATCGCCGGCACGTCGATCCGCATCAACGACCGCCGGATCCTGCTCGCGCTCCTCGCCTCGTGGGGGATCGCCGAGCAGGCGGCCGCCGACCGGGCGCTCATCACGGTCGACAAGCTCGACAAGATCGGACCGGACGGCGTCGCGAAGGAACTCGGCGAGACGCTGGAGATCGACGGCGCCGGGCTCGCCGACACGATCCGCGCGCTCGAGTCCGCCGACTGGGACAGCGTCCGCGGCGCCGCGTGGTTGGACGCCGAGGCCTTCGCGGACCTCGAGCGCCTGCGGGCCGCGCTGCCGGGCGTCGACCTGCGCTTCGACCCGACGCTCGTGCGCGGCATGGGGTACTACACCGGGACGATCTTCGAGGTCGCCCACCCGGACTTCGGCTACAGCCTGGGCGGCGGCGGGCGCTACGACGGCATGATCGGCCGCTTCCTCGGCCAGGACGTGCCGGCGGTCGGGTTCTCGCTCGGGTTCGAGCGGCTCGTCGACCTGGTCACGCTGCCGGACGCCGACGCGGACGACGCCGTCGTGCTCGTGTACGACAAGGACATCGACCCGGTGCGCCTCGCCGCACTCAAGACCGAGGCCCTCGGGTCGCACCACCGGGTGCGCCTCGAGAAGCGCACGAAGAACATGAAGAACCTGCTCGCCGGCCTGGTGGAGCAGGGCTTCGGGTCGTTCGCGACGGTGGACTCCGACACGACGACGCTCGACGGCGTCGTGTTCCGGTCGCTCGCCTGA